A stretch of the uncultured Cohaesibacter sp. genome encodes the following:
- the rsmH gene encoding 16S rRNA (cytosine(1402)-N(4))-methyltransferase RsmH, translating to MSESSSKTETEETVRHIPVLLAPVVDALDAHEGDWVLDGTFGFGGYSCAILDQGASVLGVDRDPEAAERAAILQKKYGERLRFVAGCFGELADIAADEDLTPLDAVVLDIGVSSMQLDEAERGFSFMHDGPLDMRMSQSGPSAADVVNGHDEVELTRIFRQLGEENQGRRIAAAIVERRAVTPFETTLDLANLVEKTIGRKPMQKIHPATKVFQGLRIYVNGELDELVDGLMAAERCLKPGGRLVVVTFHSLEDRIVKRFFQERSKTHSGGSRYMPEQDLAAPSFEMAVKGGVGPDEEELARNPRSRSAKMRAGIRTDAAPHPLDAKGLGLPRMLAESRSGGRS from the coding sequence ATGAGCGAGTCCAGCTCGAAGACTGAAACTGAAGAGACCGTTCGTCACATTCCTGTTCTGCTTGCTCCCGTTGTCGATGCCCTTGATGCCCATGAGGGTGACTGGGTGCTTGACGGCACTTTCGGTTTCGGTGGCTATTCCTGTGCCATTCTTGATCAGGGGGCGTCGGTGCTCGGGGTTGACCGAGATCCCGAAGCGGCAGAGCGCGCCGCGATTTTGCAAAAGAAATATGGCGAGCGCCTGCGGTTCGTGGCTGGCTGCTTTGGCGAATTGGCGGATATCGCGGCTGACGAAGATCTGACACCGCTTGATGCTGTTGTGCTGGATATTGGTGTGTCTTCGATGCAGCTGGATGAAGCCGAACGGGGCTTTTCCTTCATGCATGACGGGCCGCTTGACATGCGGATGTCTCAGAGCGGACCAAGTGCGGCTGACGTTGTCAATGGCCATGACGAAGTGGAACTGACCAGAATTTTCCGCCAGTTGGGTGAAGAAAATCAGGGACGCCGGATCGCGGCAGCGATTGTTGAGCGCCGCGCGGTGACGCCGTTTGAAACCACCCTTGATCTGGCAAATCTGGTCGAGAAAACAATCGGCCGCAAGCCGATGCAGAAAATTCATCCCGCGACCAAGGTGTTTCAGGGGTTGCGGATCTATGTCAATGGCGAGCTCGATGAACTGGTCGATGGACTGATGGCAGCGGAGCGCTGCCTCAAGCCTGGCGGACGGCTGGTCGTCGTGACCTTCCATTCTCTGGAAGATCGTATTGTCAAACGCTTCTTTCAGGAGCGTTCCAAGACCCATTCCGGCGGGTCACGTTATATGCCGGAGCAGGATCTCGCAGCCCCGAGTTTCGAAATGGCGGTGAAAGGCGGGGTGGGTCCTGACGAGGAAGAACTGGCGCGCAATCCGCGGTCCCGGTCAGCCAAGATGCGGGCTGGCATACGGACCGATGCTGCGCCTCACCCATTGGATGCAAAAGGGCTAGGATTGCCCAGAATGCTGGCGGAGAGCCGCTCAGGAGGCCGATCATGA
- a CDS encoding PLP-dependent aminotransferase family protein: MPDLREALIDHVAVSRGVSASADQVIVFSSAQAALDLVARLLLDPGDVALHEAPGYAGMLAVLRGVHADIRPMDVQAGDMFQRLEALVADGVTPKLIYVSPSHQFPTGRVMSLEDRLALLGFAAKHRALVLEDDYDSEFHFSNAPLSCLQGLGRDDQVLYMGTMAKSLMPSLRLAYLVVPTPLVEPVKRMQRNMGAVPALTVQWALADFLSSGRFRSYVRDMSKVYQARRDCLAAALATQCGGLLVPDVPDGGIQMPAYLAPRLVEAGVRDQALVADLAQCGIECTALSSLYWPDQSAGRQGLLFGYAASNEDEIVNGVGAVAHCLKRIAP; the protein is encoded by the coding sequence TTGCCGGACTTGCGCGAGGCGCTGATTGATCATGTGGCGGTGAGCCGCGGAGTATCGGCCAGTGCGGATCAGGTGATAGTCTTTTCCTCGGCGCAGGCGGCGCTAGATCTGGTTGCGCGCCTGTTGCTTGATCCCGGTGATGTGGCTTTGCATGAGGCGCCGGGCTATGCAGGAATGCTGGCAGTCTTGCGCGGGGTCCATGCGGATATAAGGCCGATGGATGTGCAGGCAGGGGATATGTTCCAGCGGCTGGAGGCTCTGGTGGCGGATGGGGTAACGCCAAAGCTCATATATGTCAGCCCGTCGCATCAGTTCCCCACGGGGCGGGTGATGTCGCTAGAGGATCGTCTGGCGCTTTTGGGCTTTGCCGCCAAACATCGGGCCTTGGTGCTGGAGGATGACTATGACAGCGAGTTTCATTTCTCCAACGCGCCGCTTTCCTGTTTGCAGGGTTTGGGGCGGGACGATCAGGTGCTCTATATGGGGACCATGGCAAAATCCCTGATGCCTTCTTTGCGGCTTGCCTATCTGGTTGTGCCGACCCCTCTGGTTGAGCCGGTCAAGCGGATGCAGCGCAATATGGGCGCGGTGCCTGCATTGACGGTGCAATGGGCGTTGGCAGATTTTTTATCGAGCGGCCGTTTTCGCAGTTATGTGCGCGATATGAGCAAGGTTTATCAGGCACGACGGGATTGTCTGGCCGCAGCGCTGGCCACGCAATGTGGCGGCTTGCTGGTGCCGGATGTGCCTGATGGTGGCATCCAGATGCCTGCCTATCTGGCGCCGCGGCTGGTGGAAGCCGGGGTGCGGGATCAGGCACTTGTGGCGGATCTGGCTCAATGCGGGATTGAATGCACAGCTTTGTCCTCGCTTTACTGGCCTGATCAATCTGCAGGGCGTCAGGGACTGCTGTTTGGTTATGCGGCGTCGAATGAGGACGAAATTGTTAACGGTGTCGGGGCCGTTGCTCACTGTCTCAAACGGATCGCCCCTTGA
- a CDS encoding division/cell wall cluster transcriptional repressor MraZ — MQAFVSKYVNRLDSKGRVSIPAPFRQLLAQDGQESLFCSPSLDQVSIEAGGLAFQQEINDQIDQFPPFSEEREMLSTALLGESETFKIDKDGRITLSESIKEYAGITDVVVFVGQGTKFRLWQPDRYEIHRKEAQKHALSRIRQGITNTGPTEGQGGGNKA, encoded by the coding sequence ATGCAGGCTTTTGTATCCAAATATGTGAACCGGTTGGATTCCAAGGGGCGTGTTTCGATACCCGCACCCTTCCGGCAGCTTCTCGCCCAGGATGGACAGGAAAGCCTGTTTTGCAGCCCCTCGCTTGATCAAGTCTCCATCGAGGCCGGTGGTTTGGCTTTTCAGCAGGAAATCAACGATCAGATCGACCAGTTCCCCCCTTTTTCAGAAGAACGGGAAATGCTCTCGACCGCGTTGTTGGGGGAGAGCGAAACTTTCAAGATCGACAAGGATGGCCGCATCACTCTGAGCGAAAGCATCAAGGAATATGCCGGCATCACAGATGTTGTGGTGTTTGTCGGGCAGGGAACGAAATTTCGCCTCTGGCAACCCGATCGCTATGAGATCCATCGCAAGGAAGCGCAAAAGCATGCCCTGTCCAGGATCCGTCAAGGAATAACAAATACAGGCCCCACAGAAGGGCAAGGCGGAGGAAACAAGGCATGA
- a CDS encoding GntR family transcriptional regulator: MLATRIKLDRTEARGLVPQLFEQIRGLIEEGALSAGNRLPTSRHLAAQLGVGRNSVLSAYDLLEAEGYLHAQGRRGTFVSEASRGFAPVQDKKDHQGQSSGAQNWPLSQSAQAMIAIGRRDGPTPHTFQPGLPDVRCFPHDLWGRCLRRAARRMHQNPMMGGLCALSRLAGLARGAD, encoded by the coding sequence ATGCTTGCAACCCGGATAAAGCTTGATCGAACAGAGGCCAGAGGCCTTGTGCCGCAATTGTTCGAACAGATCAGGGGGCTGATTGAAGAAGGGGCTCTATCGGCGGGCAACCGTCTGCCGACCAGTCGTCACTTGGCGGCGCAATTGGGAGTGGGGCGGAACAGCGTGCTGTCTGCCTATGACTTGCTGGAAGCGGAAGGCTATTTGCATGCGCAAGGGCGGCGCGGCACCTTTGTCAGCGAAGCATCGCGCGGCTTTGCGCCTGTGCAGGACAAAAAGGACCATCAGGGTCAAAGCTCCGGCGCGCAAAACTGGCCCCTGTCGCAAAGCGCGCAGGCAATGATTGCCATCGGGCGGCGGGATGGGCCAACGCCTCACACTTTCCAACCGGGACTGCCGGATGTGCGCTGCTTCCCTCATGATTTGTGGGGGCGCTGCCTGAGGCGTGCGGCACGGCGTATGCATCAAAATCCGATGATGGGGGGGCTATGCGCATTATCACGGCTTGCCGGACTTGCGCGAGGCGCTGATTGA